The Neospora caninum Liverpool complete genome, chromosome IV genome segment GGCGCACTTCAGTGCCGTGTGAGTGTGGCTAGTCGCATTTTCCGGGAAACTcccccgtttttttttctcagttgcgagagaagcgcaaagCGCACAGATATCAGTGTGTGTTTTGGTGGTGAAACTCAGCCCGCAAGCGAAAGGTCGAAACGACACACGCAGCGCCGACAGAGCAGCCACAAGAGCGTCGCAGAAACGGCCACGAGACACGCGTCGCGAAACGCCCAAGCAGCGGGGCTCTCCCCCGGGGATATTTCAGCGCGAAAACCGTCCCGGCGTCCTCGGATCGGCGCGGTggagcgcgaggccgagacacACCAGGCCGTCCGGTCTTACGGGCAAACTGTCGCGGCGGGCAGCGTCCGCATGCGTCGCCACAAAGATCGAACGGCAATCCCTCCGCCCGAGGTCCGCTATAGAAAAGACGCAGGTTTCCCAGCGCCGTTCGACCTCAACGCGCACTGGCTCGTTCGCGCGTTTGGTCTCGAAGATAAAGATatttttcgcctctcgacaGCGCTTTCCTCAGTTTGCGATTGGTCACCCACATCTCCGGCGCGATCGGGTTCTGCGCGAAGAACCCtcccctgcctcttccctgGCTTCTCGAGACGCTCGTCCCTCTCCCCGCGCAGGCTTCAGAGAAAACGGTCAGCTTTGGCTCTTCGAAGCCTTCAACACCCcccctcctcctcgtcctccccccccccccccccgatTCCGCAGGACGGCACGCATCGCAcactttctctccgcctctcctctctggcgAAAACGCCTGcgtgtttcctctttctccgtcgcgcgcgcctcccgaTATGTGCGTCTacgcctcgtcgtcctccatgctgcctgcctcgtcctcgtcttcgtccttgtCTCCAAATCCGCGGCAaccgcgcgcgccgtccgagagctcgccgtctccgcgcaCCGAGCGTGCGCTCCGCCTGCGGCTTCTCGACGCCTCGCGCATGCAATCTCCGCGCGGGTCTCgagccttctcgtcctccgtgcccgagcgcgcgcgacggcggcctcgccccgccgcggtcgcgtcgtcgccgctcGGAGACACTGGCGTCTGTTTGCGCGGGCGGCCTCGCGGCCGTGTCCCCGAGAGCGGCGACTGCTTCAGCGTCTCCTGCTCGGGCGAGACGGAGTCTTCGTAGCGGatttttcgtttccgtcctCGGCGCGGGCGGCCGTCGAGATCCCCgctcggagacaggcacgaGGTCGCCTCCCCGCCCTTGCTCAtttcccgttttcgccgtcgctgttcTTGGCGTTCGATCTCGCGCACGAACGCCTCCTCCAGCCCTTCTTCCCACAACTCGCCGTTCTCGTACTTTTCAATCAACTTGACGTACTTGGCGTCGGACAAGGCGTCGCAGTATCTGACGCGGCCGACGCAGccgcgctgtcgccgcttTCGACGCCCCACAGggccctcgtcttcttcctcccacTTCGcgtcgacttcctcttcctcttcttcgacgaTCCACGCCGGCAACTCAGACGCACGCACGAGCCGCCCCGTCGCCACGAGAAACTCCGAGACTGcctcctgcttcctcgcaGAGTCCCCGTCCGCCTTTTCGTCCgacgctctgtctccgttcttcgctcccgcctcgcccttttcgtCGCCGACGCCCacctcgcgcttctcggccGCGCCGTCGGCCTCGGTTCGGcggtcgcgcgtctccgtctcctcttcgtccgcgGGGGGATCCTCCGCCTTTGCGTCTTCGAACTCATCCTGCTTCTCGTCCCCAGGCTtggtcttctcgtcctcgtcgagttgcgagagacgcccggggctcttcttctcttcctcttcgtctcggctgccgctcgccgcctcctccacgGCCGCTGCGAGCGCAGCTCcagccgcctccgccgccgccgctgcgctcTCCAAGTCCTGATCGTCCTCCAGACGCAGTTCCTCCAAACTCTTCTTGAACAGACGGCAGTCGTACTCGTCGAACCActgctcctcctcctccgtcCGCGCCAAAATCCGATTCAACTAAAAACAcacgtacacatatatgtatatatgtatatatatatatatatatatgaatagaGGTGTTCAGACAGAGACGCATGTAGATATGGGTGGGCACATCCACGCAATCGATGAGGCGCTACACGTGCATATCCGCGTCTTTCCATTTGCGGATGAATGACCGCAGGGAGAGATGCGTAAGCATGGTTACGTTTCGATTTCCACACGCAACGCACCTGAAGAGGAGTCGTGGCCCGCGTGTCCCCCGTGGTCCCCttgtggagaagaagaaggactcggagtttttcttctcgcaacTCCTCACTGGATTTGTTGTCAAACATGCCTGCTTGAATGACCTGAGCAGCGGTGAGGAGCGGGAAacgagtggagagagacgaaaaaagacgcaaTAAACTGATCCCCCGAACAAGACGcgccggagaggagagcccTCCCCCGCCGCTTTCCGTTCAAAATAGCCGCGCTGGAACTGGTTGAAGGTGGCGAAGGTGAGGAGCGGTACTCACGAAGCCGAAAAGAGATCAGCAACGGAAAGACGAGCCGgtgcgaggcagagaaaccaAAAACGAAGGACAAAGACAGATagacggaaaacggaaaggcgcGGGCGTCTTACCATCTGATCGATGTTCAGTTTCCTGTTTGCTTTTTCCAAAATAATTTCCTCGACGCCGCTGATGGTGACTAAACGGAAAACTctgaagacgaaacgcagaTAGCCGGACCCAAAAGACTCTGTTGTTCTCcatctttcctcttttttccctccttcggGGTGTTCTCTGAATGAGGCCCTCTCCCTTAGACGAACGGAGCCGCCCTTCCGCTTTgttccttctgcttctcgttctcttcccgtcctctACCTGCGCATCTCTTCCCCCCCTTTCccgtccgctctctcttttctctcagtcgcgctttcttctcggttGCTCGGTCGCGCGAATGATCTGGCCATTTCCACGCACTTGACTTGCTTCGTCTGACCGAGGCGATGCGCGCGGCACATCGCCTGAAGATCCTGGTGTGGATTGAAGTCGCTGTCGAACAGAATGACTGTATCGGCTGCCTGCAGATTCAGACCTAAACCTCCGGCcctgaggaaaaagacagaaaatgCGCAGTCGTCGAGGCATCAACACACGAAACAAGAAAAACCGGGGCAAAAAATTAGgtgccagagagaagaagaagaagaagaagaagaagaagaagaagaagaagaagaagaagaagaagaagaagattgCACTTGGCTTCGTCAGCAAAGATGGCTAAAGGAACccggaaaaaggaaaccaAGACTCAGGCGAGCgctcgaaagagaaagcgacgagagagcgtGGACGCGCGTTTTCAGAAAAAGCGGTTGTGGACGAAATATGTGGACGGGATGGCGCGCGCGAACGCCTTGGAGTATGAGTATAGTTGGTCGGTCGCCTGTCCCCGAGAGGGCCCAGGAATCTCGGGAGACTACCAAGCGGCGAGGAGCACGGTCTCGCGAAGAAGTCtgtggagaaagaaaaagtcGTCCATTCCGATCGCGAACTTGCGCTTTCCACAGGGGGGCCCTTACCTGGTCGAGAGCATGAAGATCATGGTGTCGACTTCTGCGTTGTTGAATTCCGCCATCCGTTCCTTCCTGAACAAAACAGCATCTCTGCGGTTTAGCGTTTGCTAGCCCACCActcgagggaaagagagacggaaccACGCGGAACGCCAACCTCGCTCTTTGCTCTTGAAGACAAAGAGCGACGCTGAAGCCCGTCGCTTCGGTGGACCGGATGCAAAATGGCGAAGCGAGGTGTAAAACCCAAGGCGAccccgagagaggcgacatcTGCGTCGTTCGCGAGTTTCTCTCACCTCTCCGTCAAGCCTACGCTTCcgtcgaggcgagcgaaTTTGTAGCCGCGAAGATGCATGTACTCTGCCATGAGGTCTAAAACCTGGGAAGTCGAGAAACAGTCGGCGACAGCAACAAAAGATGAAACCATCCGGGTGAAACTGCGCGGCGCACGGGACGCCTCCGCCCACCAGTCCGCAGACGAAATGCGAAGCTAGAAACCCGcggcggggaaaacgcgaagacgaaagaaacaTAGATCCGCAGGAGCGACGCGTGGCCACCCCGATGTTTACCTGCGTCATCTGCGAGAAGATGAGAACCTTGTGTTTGAAGTGAAGCAGCTTCGGCAGCATCCTGTCGAGACACTCGAACTTTCCAGCGACGCGAACGAGGTCCTCGTTCAACAAATACTCATCCACAAAAAGGTACGGATGATTGGCGATTTTCCGCAGCTGCATCAGGGTGTTTTGGAAACCACGCTTCGTCACGTTGCCGACCTGATCGACCGTCCTGCGATTCACCAAGCAAAAAGGCGTGAAACGAAACAGGCGTGAGTCTCCACCTTCCCGAAACGACGCTACCCAGATTCCAAGACCCGTCACCCCTCTCTGGCTCCTCCCCTGCGCTTGtccctctgtcgcttcccgtctctcgtcgctcttctctctctcatgcCATATCCCTACCCATCTACGATTACatacatgcgtatatatatatatatatatatatatatatatatatatgaatatatataaagtATGTAGTATGTGTGTGAAGAATCTGTGTGCATTTCTCtgggtgtatatacaccctCGAGAGCATTTTCTGTACCCGCGTGTGGGAGTTTCTCACCGCAGTCCTTTTTCCTGGATTTGTTTGTAGACCGCCTTTTGCCACTCCGAGAGGCAGATTCGGACGAGGTAttcctttctttccggcATGTCTTTCAAGACGTCCTTCTTCACTCTTCGCAGCAGAAAGGGGCGAagcactgcatgcaggcggtTGATGATCAAgagccgctcttcctcgttcaaAAAAGCGCTGCCGCCAGTGTCTATGTCGCTACCCTCCACCGGCATGCCTTTCCCCTCGAAGGGTTGGCTGAACCACCTGGgccgaaacgcggaaaaagaTACCCCAGAGACACCAAGATTGCGAATCGAGCAAGGCGCCGAACGAGACACAAACCCCCGCGCATTTCTGGGAAACCAAGCAAGGCGTGACTGGCAACGACGCACTGGTCACGCACTCTCGCTGATGACAGCTGACACCCGGAAGAGCAGCTGTCGCTAGccatacatatacacatatatatatatatatatatacccacatgcatatacacctatgcgtacatatacatatatatacccccatgtatgtacacctatgcgtacatatatatatatatatatatatatatatatatatatatgtacccacatgtatgtacacctctgcgcacagatacatatatatatctatatactTTGTATCGACGGATATGAATGCCCGCACACGTGTGGATGTCGGATGTCAAATCCGGAGCGGCGTTGCGAGGCGGGGGTCACAAATGGATGTTAAACCAAAGAAGGTATCGACAGAGTCGCGAGATCCGTCCCAAACCAAAAGACGCGCCTCTGTGTGCACGGGGTGCTCTGGGTCAGAGGTGCTGCGCATTTTCGTTCGGTTTCTCGTGCGGGCCTCACTTCTCGAAGTCGCTGGCGCACGAGAAGATTTTCGGGAGCAAGAAGTTGAGGAGAGACCAGAGCTCGGCTAAGTTGTTTTGCAAAGGCGTCCCGGTGAGGAGCAGACGATGCGTGGCGCGAAACTCCGACACGCAAATGTGAAACTTCGACTTGCTGTTTTTCATCCGGTGACCTTCGTCCACGACCAGGTGCTGAgaatcgagagaaagacagagaaacggcagaccaccagagagaaagaagagaaagaatgagagaaagaaatcacgagagaagaagagagagaataagacagagagaagaagacagagagaagaagagagaaagagagagaacggcagaccaccagagagaaagaagagaaaggatgagagaaagaaatcacgagagaagaagagagagaataagacagagagaagaagaaagagagagaaacggcagaccaccagagagaaagaagagaaagaatgagagaaagaaatcacgagagaagaagacagagagaagcagagagaaagacagaggaacggCAGAccaccagagagaaagaagagaaagaatgagagaaagaaatcacgagagaacaagagagagaagaagagagagaagaagagaaaaaatgagagaaagagtcacgcaggaaggcggcagagagactgACAGCGAACCAAGAGAGACAAATTAGGAGAAAATCGGATTACCCTCCAATTGGGGAAAGAAAGGCCATGGCGCTCACGCATGGCGAGATCGAACGTCGTGAGGCAAACGTTGAAATCTCCTCGCCGCAACTCGCGCTGCagctctcgccgctccaggCGTCCACCCTGAGAGCAAAACGCGCAGCTTCCCaagcttttcttctcttctctctctttccacggttgcctctctgcttgGCGGAAAACAAGCTTGAAACGGCAACCTCTTCTgagtctcttccttttctctgtcgcagCGCTCGTCTCGTGTCCCAAACCGGAAaccctcgtctctcgcgcgtgcTCTCCAACCTCCATTCCACTGCTGTCCCTCGGTGCTCTTGGCCTCCCGCTGCCGCTTAGCCCTaacgtttctcttccttccatttcttctcttccttttcttccttctcttgttctttcttgtctcccttctcttgtgcttctcttgttctttcttctcttttcttcttccgtctctcttttttgaATCATCGCAATTTCACTACTCCTCAAACAATTCTTATTTTTTAATTCTTTTAATCGAGTAAAGTGTCCAGCATTTTTTTTTACTTTCAGAGCGACGACTTTGAGCGAGGGGCACCACCGGCGGAATTCATCCGCCCAGTTCGGGAGCGTCGAGAGCGGCACGATGATCAAGTGCGGTCCGGGGTTGTTCTTGAACTCCTTCAGATACGCCAGCAAAGCAATGGTTTGAATCGTCTTTCCCAAACCCATCTCGTCGGCTGAAACAgacgcgcgcatgcacaaaacaacacacgcatgcaccccacaaacaaaaaagaagaggaagaaacagagagccGGACACGCACGAATACGGAGATCGTGGGGAatgaggcgagagacagacggtCCTCGTTCGCCTTGGTTTTTgcggaaagcagagaaaaaaccagGGGCTTTCCGGCTGGGACGGTGTTTTGCTTACGCTGCCGCCTGCAAAGGGAGAACACCGCTGCAGGAACGCCCCAGTAACCCAacaaaacgcagagagcgatgaagagacagacgaagagatCGATGAAAAGAGCCAGAAAAGACCCTCTCGCAGTCGACTGCTTCGGCGCGTCGACACACCGCATGACAGCTGCGGAAGagccgagaaaacgaagcgtggcgcctgtctctcggtcGGAGAGACAAGGCTCAAGTCTCTTCCAGGACTCACCGAGAATACCATGGAGATCGTTGTTGTACAGGGACAACATCCACGACAGGCCTGCCATCTGGTACGGCATCAGATCTCCTCCGGTGAGAGTCGAAGGCTGCTTAACTTCTTCGCGGACTTGATGCGACATGGCATAATACTGATCCTGACCCAAGGCCCAAGATCCCGCCCCATTCTGCgactcgtcctctttctcttctttctccgtctcgcttgtctcctctgccttccctcccttttcctctgccttccctcccttttcctctgccttccctcccttttcctctgtcttgttctctgtcttg includes the following:
- a CDS encoding snf2 family N-terminal domain-containing protein, related; translation: MEGQRPTAAGSERPEELHVSPRGAGPDATASESLSLSRDRPLRDFLQQQSAFFSHTHSRASCPAEHPSLAALNGVAPHPACSSPPPLSSLASLASLPPPVARPLHLLQQSHANPASNPLFAPGKENGLFDGPRDPFANVFSSSSSASPAEDDAVLSSSEIREQLRLQLAAARYVQQGAVPPAEILFRIHQALPKQERAQWMNATDGRATRPAVAHIRQKIREGSRQEAFAQLEERRRLLEYAKHFASGQEDDGSGCQRSVHACAKGELASTPLFTQRRRGRDARSGLLDGKHRDLYEQFCCLPESVRMQATLERRLHSLAQFQESLRGAIVEEGRRSLAPPGSALLLRPQVPRSLYERAFLCLCRCASCCRRQHPATERLLAAPALDASGPKKNGIDALAALAKKEDTCCGCCCVGFCGTATAPGSAARGDRKGGKKDDEDAKRENSGKRKTTVAWPAASGCGLFDALGHEGEEPFRRGPARHLQRLAIKARNRALSAVQQVYAAAQARPCPALQPPLRQQQERRKLWHRAAAHVRSSELREEWREKRAIAKRLVTTAASQVAAIKQKQQQLREKAQKERMRLLKENDMASYMKLVEDTKNARLRELLAATDAFLADLSVKVRAQQVATKDLAKQHQMSEDRRKLTDSLEEGDSSASGFEGGGAGEQKSDTEGQKREEKEEITPGNTTENKTENKTEEKGGKAENKTENKTEEKGGKAEEKGGKAEEKGGKAEETSETEKEEKEDESQNGAGSWALGQDQYYAMSHQVREEVKQPSTLTGGDLMPYQMAGLSWMLSLYNNDLHGILADEMGLGKTIQTIALLAYLKEFKNNPGPHLIIVPLSTLPNWADEFRRWCPSLKVVALKHLVVDEGHRMKNSKSKFHICVSEFRATHRLLLTGTPLQNNLAELWSLLNFLLPKIFSCASDFEKWFSQPFEGKGMPVEGSDIDTGGSAFLNEEERLLIINRLHAVLRPFLLRRVKKDVLKDMPERKEYLVRICLSEWQKAVYKQIQEKGLRTVDQVGNVTKRGFQNTLMQLRKIANHPYLFVDEYLLNEDLVRVAGKFECLDRMLPKLLHFKHKVLIFSQMTQVLDLMAEYMHLRGYKFARLDGSVGLTERKERMAEFNNAEVDTMIFMLSTRAGGLGLNLQAADTVILFDSDFNPHQDLQAMCRAHRLGQTKQVKVFRLVTISGVEEIILEKANRKLNIDQMVIQAGMFDNKSSEELREEKLRVLLLLHKGTTGDTRATTPLQKSLEELRLEDDQDLESAAAAAEAAGAALAAAVEEAASGSRDEEEEKKSPGRLSQLDEDEKTKPGDEKQDEFEDAKAEDPPADEEETETRDRRTEADGAAEKREVGVGDEKGEAGAKNGDRASDEKADGDSARKQEAVSEFLVATGRLVRASELPAWIVEEEEEEVDAKWEEEDEGPVGRRKRRQRGCVGRVRYCDALSDAKYVKLIEKYENGELWEEGLEEAFVREIERQEQRRRKREMSKGGEATSCLSPSGDLDGRPRRGRKRKIRYEDSVSPEQETLKQSPLSGTRPRGRPRKQTPVSPSGDDATAAGRGRRRARSGTEDEKARDPRGDCMREASRSRRRSARSVRGDGELSDGARGCRGFGDKDEDEDEAGSMEDDEA